The genomic interval AAGGAGCTCGGCGCGCGGTTCTCGTCGACCAAGCGTGACGACAAGTCGCAGACGGCACTGCTGCTCGACAAGGTCGTCTCGGAGATGAAGGCGCGCATCTCCGCCCGCACGCACAAGGAGACCCAGCGCCGCAAGAACGCGCTGGAGTCCTCGTCACTGCCGGTCAAGCTCGCCGACTGCCGCACGAACGACGTGGAGCAGTCGGAGCTGTTCATCGTCGAGGGGGACTCCGCTCTGGGCACCGCCAAGCTCGCCCGCAACAGCGAGTATCAGGCGCTGCTGCCGATCCGCGGCAAGATCCTCAACGTCCAGAAGGCGTCGATCAGCGACATGCTGGGCAATGCCGAGTGCGCGGCGATCATCCAGACGATCGGCGCCGGCTCCGGCCGCAGCTTCGACCTCGACGCCGCGCGCTACGGCAAGATCATCCTGATGAGCGACGCCGACGTCGACGGCGCCCACATCCGCACCCTTCTGCTGACGCTCTTCTTCCGATACATGCGCCCGCTCATCGAAGCCGGACGCGTGTACGCGGCCGTCCCGCCGCTGCATCGCGTCATCGTCGTGAATCCGGGGTCGAAACCGAACGAGACCATCTACACCTACTCGGAGCAGGAACTGCACGCGCTGCTGGCGAAGGTGCAGAAGTCGGGGCGCCGCTGGCAGGAGCCGGTGCAGCGCTACAAGGGGCTCGGCGAGATGGATGCCGACCAGCTCGCCGAGACGACGATGGACCGGTCAGGACGCTTGCTCCGCCGCGTGCGGGTGCAGGATGCGGAGGCGGTGTCGGGTGTGTTCGAACTGCTCATGGGCAGCGACGTCGCACCGCGCCGGGACTTCATCGTCACTTCCAGCGATCGCCTGGACCGCGAGTCGATCGATGCGTGAGCCGCGCGGCGACGCGTAACAGGCCCAGAAATGCGCGGGGCCCGAAACCGATCTGGGGGGATTCGATTTCGGGCCATCGCCGCGGCATCGCACGCATGATCTCCGGATGACGACGGCGCGCGATGGCGGCCTTCGTCCCCGAAATCACGGAGATCGTGCGTCGTGCTCAGAGAAGAACCGACTGGGGACCAGTTCTTCGGCTGCACCCAGCATATGCGGGAGACGGGCGCGTCAACGTGGACGAACGGATGATTCGCTTGCGACTTTCGTCTATATGCGCCGTCGTCCCCGTCTCACGCCGTCAGCGGCAGTGCCGCGCTGACCACCCACCCCTCCGGCTCGCGCCGCGCGTCGAAGGAGCCGCCGAAGACGCGGAAGCGTTCTCGCAGACGGACGATGCCATAGCCCGACGAGGGGAGGCCGGCCGTGTGCGCGGGCGGTGAGTCGTCGGTGATGCGCAGATGCACCCAGTCGTGCTCGACGCGCAGCGAGATGCTGACGTGTCGGGCGCCCGTGGCGTGCTTGAGGACGTTGGTCGCGCTCTCCCGGATGACACGGATCAGCGCCAGCAGCGGAGCGTTGGGCAGCCGCACCTCCTCCGGGACGTCCACCTGAACGTCGATGCCGGCGTTGCGCAGTTCCTTGACCGACGCGGCCAGCGCGCCTTCGAGGCTGTCCGGAGCGGGGACGCGTTCGGGGGAGAGATTCTCCTCGCCGCGCACCATCCCCAGCACGCGGCGGATGTCGGTGAGGGCCTGCACGGCGGCCTCGCGGATCGCGGTCTGCGATTGGGTCCGCGTGCTCGAGTCCTCCGTGCGCTCCAGAACCGCGGCGTGCAGCGCGACGATGGTGATCTCATGGGCGACGATGTCGTGCAACTCGTCGGCGATGAGGTCGCGCTCGTGCCGCAGCTGCTCCGCGACCTCGCGTTCTGACGCTTCGAGTTGTGTAGCCAGTGTCTTCGCTCTCTCGGACTGCTGTCTGATCGCCACGCCGATCAGAAGACTGACGAGACTCAGGACCGCGATGACGATCGCACCGAGCGGCTGGAACGTCGCGTCATGGCCGGCAACCACCACGATGAGCCAGACCACCCATACAGCGGCATAGACCGCTGTCAGTGCGGGACTGCATGTGAAGGCGACGAGTCCCACGATCGCGGCGCCTGCAAGCAGGCTGTCGGAGACTCCAGTGATCGCGGCAGCGATGCTGGCGGCCATCACCGCCAGCGTTGCGATGGTCGGTCGCCAGGCAAACAGCGCGACCGCGACGGTCGCACTTGTCGTCACGACCGCAGAAACGACACTTGTCGCCCCGCCGTTGGTTGCTCTGAAGAGGGAGTCGAGGATGAGAGTGACCGCGATGAGAACGATGAGTGCTCGTCGAGCCCACGGGCTCAGCGGTCGATACTCCCAGAATGGGGTGCGCATGTATCTCGTAAGAGTTGCGCGTAAAGAAGTCACGTCGCGATTATCTCGCGAGCCCTTTCACTTCCAGATGCGAAGAACCTGTCCAAGCCAGTACCACATATGATTCACCTCCTGCAATGTCTCGAATCGATTCTTCAGACAGAGGTGATCCCGCACGAGCGACTATCGGATAGTCGCGTTGCGACTTTCGTCTATATCGGTCGAGCGGCGTCGGCAAGGGCGGATCCGGTGGCTCCGTAAGATGGCGATGTGAGTGACCCGATCAGAGTGATCATCGTCGACGACGAGTGGCTGGTGCGCGCCGCGCTGCGCGTGTTTCTGGAGTCGGCGGACGGATTCGAACTGGTCGGGGAGGCGGAGAACGGCG from Microbacterium aurum carries:
- a CDS encoding sensor histidine kinase; this encodes MRTPFWEYRPLSPWARRALIVLIAVTLILDSLFRATNGGATSVVSAVVTTSATVAVALFAWRPTIATLAVMAASIAAAITGVSDSLLAGAAIVGLVAFTCSPALTAVYAAVWVVWLIVVVAGHDATFQPLGAIVIAVLSLVSLLIGVAIRQQSERAKTLATQLEASEREVAEQLRHERDLIADELHDIVAHEITIVALHAAVLERTEDSSTRTQSQTAIREAAVQALTDIRRVLGMVRGEENLSPERVPAPDSLEGALAASVKELRNAGIDVQVDVPEEVRLPNAPLLALIRVIRESATNVLKHATGARHVSISLRVEHDWVHLRITDDSPPAHTAGLPSSGYGIVRLRERFRVFGGSFDARREPEGWVVSAALPLTA